In a single window of the Ignavibacteria bacterium genome:
- a CDS encoding ABC transporter permease, giving the protein MLKIFDWFIDRIEFFFLEVGRISLLIWGIIISLPRVFRDRKLILDQMEHIGVGSIPLVIIIGFFTGAVSAWQAAYQFQGFISLSYLGSAVTKAIFIELGPVLTAIVLAGRIGASIAAEIGTMKVTEQIDALESLAINPVRYLVMPRFLASILMLPVLTVIANTIAILGAFGVSYFFMDVSFQVFFTSAKRVFEIKDIAGGLIKAFFFGASISILGCHVGLHAKGGALGVGNATIRAFVLAASMTLILDYVLWTTIFG; this is encoded by the coding sequence ATGCTTAAAATTTTTGATTGGTTTATTGATAGAATTGAGTTCTTTTTCCTTGAAGTCGGCCGGATTTCGCTGTTAATATGGGGTATTATCATCAGTTTACCCAGGGTTTTCAGAGATAGAAAGCTGATTCTTGATCAGATGGAACATATTGGAGTTGGTTCAATTCCTCTTGTAATTATAATCGGCTTCTTTACCGGTGCGGTTTCTGCCTGGCAGGCGGCATACCAATTCCAGGGATTTATTTCTTTATCATATCTTGGTTCTGCTGTAACAAAAGCTATTTTTATCGAGCTTGGACCGGTTCTAACGGCAATTGTTCTTGCCGGCAGGATCGGCGCATCTATTGCTGCTGAGATCGGGACTATGAAGGTCACAGAACAGATCGATGCGCTTGAATCACTTGCAATTAACCCTGTAAGATATCTTGTAATGCCAAGATTCCTAGCAAGTATCCTGATGCTGCCAGTTTTAACAGTTATTGCCAATACCATTGCTATTCTTGGTGCATTCGGGGTATCATATTTTTTTATGGATGTATCATTCCAGGTATTTTTTACCAGCGCAAAACGTGTATTTGAAATTAAAGATATTGCCGGAGGCTTGATAAAAGCATTTTTCTTCGGAGCTTCAATTTCTATATTAGGTTGTCATGTAGGGCTTCATGCAAAAGGCGGCGCCCTTGGAGTTGGTAATGCGACTATCAGGGCATTCGTACTTGCTGCATCAATGACACTGATACTTGATTATGTTTTATGGACTACAATATTCGGGTAA
- a CDS encoding glycosyltransferase — translation MKKVLIISYYFPPMGMGGVQRTAKFAKYLNLYEWQPYILTVTPKLYLASDYCLLHEVEKAGVKIYRTGSGELETNGHKVVKFKNDSNRKLLSNISQTFLIPDSKILWKTKAVELASKIITENNIEMLYATAPPYTDFLIACELKEKFNIPLVIDYRDSWIDCPNNFYPTPLHKSKHKTLETGVLKCADKIITINDKIKELIHLRYPFVNDEKVSVIPQGFDPDDFNRTAVKHNEKMRISYSGSFLNYYTPKHFIDGLKLAVEKLPELKSNIKAYFIGTFPEQYKDYIKQQGLEEAVNIVGYVEHSVCTKYLAESDVLWMMINKSERSDLHSTGKLYEYFGANKPILACVPEGVARRSLDMHGAVILTEPNDAAAIADAILNFYEKFKAGSLPVPNEQVTGMYDRKRLTGKLANEFNLLYKSEEVSA, via the coding sequence TTGAAGAAAGTATTAATAATATCATATTACTTTCCGCCAATGGGTATGGGCGGCGTTCAAAGAACTGCTAAGTTCGCCAAATACCTGAATCTATATGAGTGGCAGCCTTATATCCTAACGGTAACTCCAAAACTGTACCTTGCGAGTGATTATTGTTTATTGCATGAGGTCGAAAAAGCCGGTGTAAAAATTTACCGCACTGGTTCAGGCGAGCTTGAAACCAATGGCCACAAGGTTGTTAAATTTAAAAATGATTCAAACCGCAAGTTATTAAGCAATATTTCGCAAACCTTCTTAATACCCGATTCAAAAATATTATGGAAAACCAAAGCTGTTGAGCTTGCCTCTAAAATTATAACAGAGAACAATATTGAAATGCTTTATGCAACAGCTCCTCCTTATACTGATTTTCTGATAGCTTGCGAACTTAAAGAAAAATTCAATATCCCCCTGGTAATTGATTACAGGGATTCATGGATAGACTGCCCAAATAATTTTTATCCAACCCCTCTGCATAAAAGCAAACATAAAACCCTGGAAACGGGTGTGCTGAAATGCGCGGATAAGATTATAACAATAAATGATAAGATAAAAGAGCTGATCCACTTAAGATACCCGTTTGTAAATGATGAAAAAGTCTCCGTAATTCCGCAAGGATTTGACCCTGATGATTTTAACAGGACTGCAGTAAAGCATAATGAAAAAATGCGGATCTCATATTCAGGCAGTTTCCTTAATTATTACACACCTAAACATTTTATTGATGGTTTAAAGCTTGCTGTTGAGAAATTACCTGAGCTGAAAAGCAATATTAAAGCATACTTCATTGGTACTTTCCCTGAGCAGTATAAAGATTATATAAAACAGCAGGGACTTGAAGAAGCTGTTAATATAGTCGGATATGTTGAACACTCAGTTTGTACAAAATACCTGGCAGAATCAGATGTTCTTTGGATGATGATAAACAAAAGCGAGCGCTCAGACCTTCACTCAACAGGTAAACTGTATGAATATTTCGGCGCTAATAAACCGATCCTTGCTTGTGTGCCTGAAGGCGTAGCAAGAAGATCACTTGATATGCATGGCGCTGTTATACTTACTGAACCCAATGATGCAGCTGCAATAGCTGATGCAATATTAAATTTCTACGAAAAATTTAAGGCAGGCAGCCTGCCTGTGCCGAATGAGCAGGTAACCGGTATGTATGACCGCAAACGCCTGACCGGCAAACTTGCAAATGAATTTAACCTGCTTTATAAAAGTGAAGAGGTGAGTGCCTGA
- a CDS encoding acyl-CoA dehydrogenase: MNFNLSESNLEIQKLARDFAQNRIAPVVMKYDETSEFPWEIAKELGEMGFLGIMFPEEYEGSNLTILDYAIIVEEISKADPSMGLTVASHNGLCTNHIYTFSNDELKKKYVPDLASGRKLGAWGLTENVSGSDAAGMATTAVKDGNYYILNGSKCFITQGGVGETAVVTAVTDKSKGSRGISAFIVEKGFEGFSVGKKENKLGMRSSDTCELIFDNCKVPAENLIGKEGEGFKQCMQILDGGRISIAALSVGIAQAALDHSVKYAKQRKQFGKSLSEFQGIQFKIADMATEVEAARLLTYKAAVMRDEGKDFKFAASLAKYYASEIACKATNEAIQIHGGYGFIKEFPVEKLYRDVKLTTIGEGTSEVQKMIMARALVEMY; encoded by the coding sequence ATGAATTTTAATTTATCGGAGAGTAATTTAGAGATACAGAAGCTAGCCCGTGATTTCGCTCAGAACAGGATAGCCCCTGTGGTTATGAAGTATGATGAAACCTCAGAATTCCCCTGGGAAATTGCTAAAGAGCTTGGCGAAATGGGCTTTTTAGGTATAATGTTCCCTGAAGAATATGAAGGCTCTAATTTAACTATATTAGACTATGCTATAATAGTTGAAGAAATTTCCAAAGCAGATCCTTCAATGGGCTTAACTGTCGCTTCGCATAACGGTTTATGTACAAACCATATTTATACCTTTTCTAACGATGAATTAAAAAAGAAATATGTTCCCGATCTTGCATCAGGCAGGAAACTTGGCGCATGGGGTTTAACTGAAAATGTATCAGGCAGTGATGCTGCCGGTATGGCAACAACTGCTGTTAAAGATGGCAACTACTACATTCTAAATGGCAGCAAATGTTTTATAACCCAGGGCGGTGTTGGTGAAACAGCAGTTGTTACTGCGGTTACAGATAAATCCAAAGGTTCACGCGGTATTTCTGCATTTATAGTAGAAAAAGGCTTCGAAGGATTCAGCGTTGGCAAAAAGGAAAATAAGCTTGGAATGCGCTCAAGCGATACATGTGAGCTTATCTTTGATAACTGTAAAGTACCCGCTGAAAACCTTATAGGAAAAGAAGGTGAAGGCTTTAAACAGTGCATGCAGATACTTGATGGCGGAAGAATTTCAATAGCTGCGCTTTCTGTCGGCATTGCACAGGCTGCATTAGACCATTCCGTTAAATACGCCAAGCAGCGCAAACAGTTCGGCAAATCACTTTCCGAATTCCAGGGCATACAGTTCAAAATTGCTGATATGGCAACTGAAGTTGAAGCTGCAAGGCTTTTGACTTATAAAGCCGCGGTAATGAGAGATGAAGGCAAGGATTTTAAATTCGCAGCTTCACTTGCAAAATATTATGCAAGTGAAATAGCCTGCAAAGCTACCAATGAAGCTATACAGATACACGGCGGATACGGATTTATTAAAGAATTCCCCGTAGAAAAATTATACCGTGATGTAAAGCTTACAACAATAGGCGAGGGAACTAGTGAAGTACAGAAAATGATCATGGCAAGAGCCCTTGTTGAAATGTATTAA
- a CDS encoding NAD-dependent epimerase/dehydratase family protein, with translation MRVLVTGGAGFIGSNIVDAYIESGHEVIIVDNMSTGVKEYINPKAKFYEMDICDSEISKVFTENKIDIINHHAAQIDLRKSVEDPKFDINVNIAGSVNLLENARIHGVKKFIFASTGGAIYGEHEYFPADEDHPVRPSAPYGINKNCVEKYLYYYNFVYGLDYVVLRYANVYGPRQNPHGECGVIAIFTDKILSGSQPLINGDGKQTRDYVFVKDVVKANVLALEAKGPVIYNVSTTRETDVNYIFDRINHYAGTKFEEKHGPAKLGEQMRSVLSFEKISKELGWQPETDIESGLKITTEFFKNKK, from the coding sequence ATGAGAGTTTTAGTAACCGGTGGTGCAGGATTCATAGGGTCAAACATTGTTGATGCTTATATAGAAAGTGGTCATGAAGTTATTATTGTGGATAATATGTCAACCGGGGTAAAGGAATATATTAATCCAAAAGCTAAGTTTTACGAAATGGATATTTGTGACAGCGAGATATCGAAAGTATTTACTGAAAATAAGATCGATATTATCAATCATCATGCTGCGCAAATAGATCTCAGGAAATCAGTTGAAGACCCGAAATTTGATATAAATGTAAACATTGCAGGTTCTGTGAACCTGCTGGAAAATGCAAGGATTCACGGTGTTAAAAAATTCATCTTTGCATCAACAGGCGGCGCAATTTACGGCGAGCATGAATATTTCCCGGCAGATGAGGATCATCCTGTCAGGCCTTCAGCTCCCTATGGTATAAACAAGAACTGTGTAGAAAAATATCTGTATTATTATAATTTTGTTTACGGACTTGATTATGTAGTGCTTCGTTACGCAAATGTTTACGGGCCCAGGCAGAATCCGCATGGTGAGTGCGGCGTAATTGCTATTTTTACAGATAAGATCTTAAGCGGCTCTCAGCCGCTGATAAACGGTGACGGCAAACAGACGCGTGATTACGTATTTGTGAAGGATGTTGTAAAAGCTAACGTACTTGCTCTCGAGGCCAAAGGCCCGGTGATCTATAATGTATCCACAACCCGTGAAACAGATGTAAATTACATTTTTGACAGGATAAATCATTACGCCGGTACAAAGTTTGAAGAAAAACACGGTCCGGCAAAGCTTGGCGAACAGATGCGTTCAGTTTTAAGCTTTGAAAAGATCAGTAAAGAGCTTGGCTGGCAGCCAGAAACAGATATTGAATCCGGTTTAAAAATAACTACTGAATTTTTCAAGAACAAAAAATAA
- the meaB gene encoding methylmalonyl Co-A mutase-associated GTPase MeaB codes for MLDHLAEKILNSEKTAVARGISLVENESKQAGELLKKLYKNTGKAYLIGITGPPGAGKSTITNALSKVLRAKGYKIGIIAVDPTSPFTGGALLGDRIRMQESGTDDDVFIRSMATRGSLGGLSKKAKEACEILDASGKDFIIIETVGVGQSELDIAQTADTTIVVLVPESGDAVQTMKAGLMEIGDIFVINKSDREGSEALGVALRTMLHLKMTRESDREIPVLKTVASRNKGIDELYDFIMLHKKYLEEKGKLQLKRRENLIKQINELVNNKLENKFWTDERKALLDKEIAKISEREVTPYDFVDELFT; via the coding sequence GTGTTAGATCATTTAGCTGAAAAAATACTGAACTCAGAAAAGACTGCAGTCGCAAGAGGGATATCCCTTGTAGAAAATGAATCAAAGCAGGCAGGTGAGCTTTTAAAAAAGCTTTACAAAAATACCGGCAAAGCTTATCTTATCGGAATCACCGGACCTCCGGGTGCAGGCAAAAGCACAATTACAAATGCGCTTTCTAAAGTATTAAGAGCTAAAGGATATAAAATTGGAATTATTGCTGTTGATCCAACCAGTCCGTTTACCGGGGGGGCTTTACTTGGCGACCGCATTAGAATGCAGGAGTCAGGTACTGATGATGATGTTTTCATCAGGTCAATGGCAACACGCGGCAGCTTAGGCGGACTTTCTAAAAAAGCAAAAGAAGCCTGTGAAATACTTGATGCAAGCGGTAAAGATTTCATTATTATTGAAACTGTTGGCGTTGGACAAAGTGAGCTGGATATAGCCCAGACCGCTGATACAACAATTGTTGTGCTTGTTCCTGAATCAGGTGACGCAGTGCAAACAATGAAAGCCGGGCTTATGGAAATAGGTGATATATTTGTAATCAATAAATCAGACAGGGAAGGCTCAGAAGCGCTTGGAGTTGCGCTCAGAACTATGCTTCATCTGAAAATGACCAGGGAAAGTGACAGGGAAATACCCGTGCTTAAAACAGTTGCTTCAAGAAACAAAGGAATTGATGAGCTGTATGATTTTATCATGCTGCATAAAAAGTATCTTGAAGAAAAAGGTAAGCTTCAGCTAAAACGCAGAGAAAATCTGATAAAGCAGATAAATGAGCTGGTAAACAATAAGCTTGAAAATAAATTCTGGACTGATGAAAGAAAAGCTCTGCTTGATAAAGAGATCGCAAAAATTTCCGAAAGGGAAGTTACCCCTTATGATTTTGTAGATGAGCTGTTTACTTAA
- the purD gene encoding phosphoribosylamine--glycine ligase: MKVLVIGSGGREHAITWKLKQSKNVTELFCAPGNAGINELANCVDIKADDIEGLLKFVKENNIELTVVGPEVPLEKGIVDLFNKEGLLIFGPQKSAAKLEHSKIFAKDFMKRNNIPTAEYKTFSLSQKAEVFDHISTATYPLVIKADGLAAGKGVIICTNIDDAIKTVNELFDDKIFGSAGDNIVIEQFLEGTEASVFAICDGTDYIVLPASQDHKKIGDGETGKNTGGMGAYAPADKAVTPAIMKSIRAKIIEPVLKYMKSEGNEFKGCLYCGLMIDKTGEPYVIEFNTRFGDPETQVVLPLISSDITEMFTASAKGKIKDYKLTLNNGYCCTVVLASAGYPDEYETGKEIKGLEGISPDAIVFHAGTSFEDGKVFTAGGRVINVTGISPIGLKEAINIAYHNAANINFENKYNRTDIGLKGL; the protein is encoded by the coding sequence ATGAAAGTACTTGTTATAGGTTCCGGCGGAAGAGAACATGCAATTACATGGAAGCTTAAGCAGAGCAAGAATGTTACTGAGCTTTTTTGCGCACCGGGCAATGCCGGTATTAATGAGCTTGCAAATTGTGTTGATATAAAAGCAGATGATATCGAAGGGTTACTCAAATTTGTCAAGGAAAATAATATAGAGCTCACAGTTGTCGGACCTGAAGTTCCGCTTGAAAAAGGTATTGTAGATTTATTCAATAAGGAAGGGCTTTTGATCTTCGGTCCGCAAAAAAGTGCAGCAAAGCTTGAACACAGCAAGATATTTGCAAAAGATTTCATGAAGCGCAATAATATTCCCACTGCAGAATATAAGACTTTCAGCTTAAGCCAAAAAGCCGAAGTGTTTGATCACATCAGTACTGCGACATACCCGCTGGTCATCAAAGCAGACGGGCTGGCTGCAGGCAAAGGGGTTATTATCTGTACCAATATTGATGATGCTATTAAGACCGTTAATGAATTATTTGATGATAAGATATTCGGCTCTGCAGGAGACAACATTGTCATAGAACAGTTCCTTGAAGGAACAGAGGCATCTGTATTTGCAATTTGTGACGGAACAGATTATATAGTGCTGCCAGCATCTCAGGACCATAAAAAAATTGGCGACGGCGAAACTGGTAAAAATACAGGCGGAATGGGAGCATACGCTCCTGCTGATAAAGCTGTAACGCCTGCAATAATGAAAAGTATCAGGGCAAAGATCATTGAGCCTGTATTGAAGTATATGAAAAGTGAAGGAAATGAATTCAAAGGCTGTTTATATTGCGGTTTAATGATAGATAAAACCGGGGAGCCGTATGTAATTGAATTCAATACCCGGTTTGGCGATCCTGAAACTCAGGTTGTTCTTCCTCTCATAAGCAGTGATATAACAGAAATGTTCACAGCATCAGCTAAAGGAAAAATTAAAGATTATAAGCTGACACTTAATAACGGGTATTGCTGCACAGTAGTTCTTGCTTCAGCCGGCTATCCTGATGAGTACGAAACAGGCAAAGAAATTAAAGGGCTTGAAGGCATTTCACCTGATGCTATAGTGTTCCATGCCGGTACAAGTTTTGAGGATGGAAAAGTGTTTACTGCGGGAGGAAGGGTCATAAATGTTACCGGTATATCACCTATAGGGCTAAAGGAAGCGATAAATATAGCATATCATAATGCAGCAAACATAAATTTTGAAAATAAATATAACAGAACTGATATAGGTTTAAAGGGTCTGTAA